Proteins from a genomic interval of Brachyhypopomus gauderio isolate BG-103 unplaced genomic scaffold, BGAUD_0.2 sc54, whole genome shotgun sequence:
- the srsf7a gene encoding serine and arginine rich splicing factor 7a, with the protein MSYSSRSSLDCKVYVGDLGNGAAKGELERAFSYYGPLRSVWVARNPPGFAFVEYEDTRDAEDAVKGMDGKVLCGTRIRVEMSNGMSRKSRFGRPSRRQFDPNDRCYQCGEMGHYAYDCYRYSKRGSRRSRSRSRSRSRGRRYHSRSRSNERRYRSPSYSRRRSRSASAGRSRSRTPVRRSRSPVRRSRSPARRSRTPVRRRSRSRSRSRSGSRQKARSASRSRSRSRSKSRSRSHSNKKDSRSRSASPRASPPREAD; encoded by the exons ATGTCGTACTCTTCACGGAGTTCCCTCGACTGTAAGGTGTACGTTGGCGACTTGGGCAATGGAGCCGCCAAGGGAGAGCTGGAGCGCGCCTTCAGCTACTACGGGCCGCTGCGCAGCGTGTGGGTGGCGCGCAACCCGCCCGGCTTCGCCTTCGTGGAGTACGAGGACACCAGAGACGCCGAGGATGCTGTGAAGGGAATGGACGGAAA AGTGTTGTGTGGGACACGTATCCGTGTGGAGATGTCTAACGGAATGTCCCGGAAGTCTCGCTTTGGACGACCCAGCCGCCGACAGTTTGATCCCAACGACCGTTGCTATCAGTGTGGCGAGATGGGTCACTATGCTTACGACTGCTACCGCTACAGCAAGAGGGGCAGTCGACGTAGCAG GTCCCGCTCTCGTTCCAGATCCCGTGGGCGGCGCTACCACTCCCGCAGCCGTAGCAACGAACG gAGGTATCGTTCCCCGTCATACTCCAGACGACGGAGCCG ATCGGCATCTGCGGGTCGCTCAAGATCCAGAACACCAGTGCGACGCTCTCGATCACCTGTGCGCCGGTCCAGAAGTCCAGCCAGGAGATCCAGAACACCAGTTCGTAGGAGGAG tCGTTCCCGCTCTCGTTCCCGCTCTGGGTCCCGACAGAAAGCGCGTAGTGCTTCCCGATCCAGATCCCGATCCCGGTCCAAATCTCGCTCTCGTTCCCACAGCAACAAAAAAGACAG ccgTTCTAGGTCCGCCAGTCCGAGAGCGAGTCCACCACGAGAAGCCGACTGA
- the kptn gene encoding KICSTOR complex protein kaptin, with the protein MLPVVEASCSFVEDSFSRLPSQSNMYGLCQAGDHELLAATLKGRVISFRYQDVQHKIRPVAKEVQFTYIPVDAEIVSIDAFNRSPPNRGLVVGITFIKDSGDKATPFLNIYCDYEPGSEFNLESIAQSCLNLELQFTPFQLYHTEVLHEEGMKETVFLLSGHDQCIHLYKENVSLHQFEEQPVERFFPELKDLPSNVLWLDVLSIDGGRRLTTFGCQNGCVGLALVDQKEPEILQSWCLQQDSPVSTVLLFPLKLPHYDSNTNETPADHQVTEYNLLVTSTIEMAVVYRDVERCGVSRPVYLADSDQCDAVLCAVLIDLDFDGQPEVLLGTYGQDLLCYKFQQPVGDAEGRFQMLWRRSFRSPLLSVIYLDLTGDGLKELAVLTIKGLHILQHSLTPTADLVLQRLANKVAKLSATT; encoded by the exons ATGCTGCCTGTTGTGGAGGCTTCATGCTCGTTTGTTGAGGACAGTTTTAGTCGCCTGCCATCCCAGAGTAACATGTACGGACTGTGCCAGGCGGGCGACCACGAGTTGCTGGCCGCTACCCTGAAAGGCAGAGTCATTTCGTTTAGGTACCAAGATGTGCAGCATAAAATCCGCCCGGTGGCCAAAGAGGTGCAGTTCACGTATATACCAG TTGATGCTGAGATCGTGTCTATCGACGCCTTCAACAGATCTCCTCCTAACAGGGGCCTGGTGGTGGGAATCACCTTCATCAAG GACTCGGGAGATAAGGCCACTCCGTTCCTGAATATCTACTGTGACTATGAACCGGGGTCTGAGTTCAATCTGGAATCCATTGCCC AGAGCTGTCTTAACCTGGAGCTGCAGTTCACTCCCTTCCAGCTCTACCACACCGA GGTCCTGCATGAGGAAGGCATGAAAGAGACTGTGTTTCTGCTCAGCGGACATGACCAGTGCATACACCTCTACAAGGag AACGTGTCACTGCACCAGTTTGAAGAGCAGCCAGTGGAGAGGTTCTTCCCCGAACTTAAGGACCTGCCTAgcaa TGTGTTGTGGCTTGATGTTTTAAGTATTGACGGTGGCCGTCGTCTCACAACCTTTGGATGTCAGAATGGCTGTGTTGGGCTCGCTCTCGTCGACCAGAAGGAACCAG aAATTCTCCAGAGTTGGTGTTTGCAGCAGGACAGTCCTGTGTCCACTGTGTTATTGTTTCCTCTAAAGCTGCCACACTATGATAGTAACACcaatg AGACTCCTGCAGATCATCAGGTGACTGAGTACAACCTGTTAGTTACAAGCACTATTGAGATGGCTGTGGTGTACag GGACGTGGAGCGATGTGGTGTGAGCAGACCTGTGTATTTAGCAGACAGTGATCAGTGTGAtgcagtgctgtgtgctgtCCTGATTGATCTGGACTTTGATGGACAGCCAGAGGTTTTACTGGGAACGTATGGACAG GATTTGCTGTGCTACAAATTCCAGCAGCCAGTAGGAGACGCAGAAGGGCGGTTCCAGATGCTGTGGAGGCGGAGCTTCAGAAGCCCTCTGCTGTCAGTCATTTATCTGGACCTCACAGGGGACGGACTTAAAGAGCTAGCTGTGCTCACCATTAAAGGACTGCACATATTACAG CACAGTCTCACGCCCACGGCTGACCTTGTTCTGCAGCGACTGGCGAATAAGGTGGCGAAGCTGTCTGCCACCACCTAG
- the hnrnpl gene encoding heterogeneous nuclear ribonucleoprotein L isoform X3, with product MAAATGRYYSEGGRATKRQKTDTDGMATEGYDDPHKPLPSLVVHVRGLIDGITESDIVEALREFGTISYVVLMPNKRQALVEYEDMSGSCNAVTYANDNQVYIAGRPCYINYSTSQKISRPGDSGDAPSVNNILLFTIMNPIYPITTDVLYTICNNCGPVQRIVIFRKNGVQAMVEFDSVQSAQRAKASLNGADIYSGCCTLKIEYAKPTRLNVFKNDQDTWDYTNPSLSGQDPNANPNKRQRQPALLGDHPPEYGGPQGGYGHYDDSYGPPPPHYEGRRMGPPIGRGRGGPRYGGPQYGPPPEYASQADSPVVMVYGLDPYKINADRIFNIFCLYGNVERVKFMKSKPGAAMVEMGDCYAVERAISHLNHTLLFGQKLNICVSKQQAIIPGQSYQLEDGTSSFKDFHGSRNNRFTSPEQAAKNRIQRPSSVLHFFNGQPDSSAEIFTQICDELGIKPPANVKLFTGKSGDAGERSASGLLEWETVNDAMEALSLMNHYQMKNPSGPYPYTLKLCFSTAQNAN from the exons ATGGCCGCCGCGACGGGTCGTTATTACAGCGAGGGAGGCCGAGCCACTAAAAGACAAAAAACAGACACTGACGGGATGGCCACG gagggcTACGATGACCCCCATAAGCCGCTGCCTTCGCTGGTGGTACATGTGAGGGGTCTGATCGACGGCATTACCGAGTCCGACATCGTGGAGGCGCTGCGTGAGTTTGGTACAATCAG CTACGTGGTTCTGATGCCGAACAAGCGGCAGGCTCTGGTGGAGTACGAGGACATGAGTGGCTCGTGTAATGCCGTGACGTACGCTAACGATAACCAGGTGTACATCGCCGGCCGCCCGTGCTACATCAACTACTCGACCAGCCAGAAGATCTCCCGACCTGGGGACTCTGGTGATGCTCCGAGCGTCAACAACATCCTGCTCTTCACCATCATGAACCCCATCTACCCCATTACTACA GATGTGCTGTACACCATCTGCAATAACTGCGGCCCTGTACAGAGGATTGTGATCTTCAGGAAGAATGGTGTCCAGGCAATGGTTGA GTTTGACTCGGTCCAGAGTGCTCAGAGAGCAAAAGCCTCTCTGAACGGGGCAGACATTTACTCTGGCTGCTGCACCCTCAAAATTGAGTACGCTAAG CCAACCCGTCTCAACGTGTTTAAGAACGACCAGGACACCTGGGATTACACCAACCCGAGTCTGAGTGGCCAAG ATCCCAATGCTAACCCCAACAAGCGTCAAAGACAGCCGGCCCTGCTGGGGGATCACCCACCGGAATATG GGGGTCCACAGGGTGGCTACGGTCACTATGACGACTCTTAtggtccccctcccccacactatgAGGGCAGGCGCATGGGTCCCCCTATTGGCCGAGGGAGGGGGGGGCCTCGCTATGGCGGGCCGCAGTACGGACCCCCCCCTGAATACGCCTCCCAGGCAGACTCCCCGGTCGTTATGGTCTATGGCCTTGACCCCTACAAGATCAACGCTGACAGGATCTTCAATATCTTCTGTCTGTATGGCAacgtggagagg GTGAAGTTCATGAAGAGCAAGCCAGGGGCCGCCATGGTGGAGATGGGAGACTGCTACGCTGTGGAGCGTGCCATCTCgcacctcaaccacaccctgCTCTTTGGACAGAAGCTCAACATCTG CGTGTCGAAGCAGCAGGCCATCATCCCAGGTCAGTCCTATCAGCTGGAGGACGGCACCAGCAGTTTTAAAGACTTCCACGGCAGCAGGAACAACCGCTTTACGTCCCCGGAACAGGCAGCCAAGAACCGGATCCAGCGCCCTAGTAGCGTCCTCCACTTCTTCAACGGGCAGCCCGACAGCTCTGCTGAAATCTttacccag ATCTGTGATGAACTGGGCATTAAACCCCCCGCCAATGTCAAACTGTTCACAGGAAAGAGT GGGGATGCAGGTGAGCGGAGTGCTTCTGGCCTGTTGGAGTGGGAGACCGTGAACGACGCCATGGAGGCGCTCTCCCTGATGAACCACTACCAGATGAAGAACCCCA GTGGGCCATATCCCTACACTCTCAAACTGTGTTTTTCCACTGCGCAGAACGCTAACTGA
- the hnrnpl gene encoding heterogeneous nuclear ribonucleoprotein L isoform X1, giving the protein MAAATGRYYSEGGRATKRQKTDTDGMATEGYDDPHKPLPSLVVHVRGLIDGITESDIVEALREFGTISYVVLMPNKRQALVEYEDMSGSCNAVTYANDNQVYIAGRPCYINYSTSQKISRPGDSGDAPSVNNILLFTIMNPIYPITTDVLYTICNNCGPVQRIVIFRKNGVQAMVEFDSVQSAQRAKASLNGADIYSGCCTLKIEYAKPTRLNVFKNDQDTWDYTNPSLSGQDADSDGNWNSSQDPNANPNKRQRQPALLGDHPPEYGGPQGGYGHYDDSYGPPPPHYEGRRMGPPIGRGRGGPRYGGPQYGPPPEYASQADSPVVMVYGLDPYKINADRIFNIFCLYGNVERVKFMKSKPGAAMVEMGDCYAVERAISHLNHTLLFGQKLNICVSKQQAIIPGQSYQLEDGTSSFKDFHGSRNNRFTSPEQAAKNRIQRPSSVLHFFNGQPDSSAEIFTQICDELGIKPPANVKLFTGKSGDAGERSASGLLEWETVNDAMEALSLMNHYQMKNPSGPYPYTLKLCFSTAQNAN; this is encoded by the exons ATGGCCGCCGCGACGGGTCGTTATTACAGCGAGGGAGGCCGAGCCACTAAAAGACAAAAAACAGACACTGACGGGATGGCCACG gagggcTACGATGACCCCCATAAGCCGCTGCCTTCGCTGGTGGTACATGTGAGGGGTCTGATCGACGGCATTACCGAGTCCGACATCGTGGAGGCGCTGCGTGAGTTTGGTACAATCAG CTACGTGGTTCTGATGCCGAACAAGCGGCAGGCTCTGGTGGAGTACGAGGACATGAGTGGCTCGTGTAATGCCGTGACGTACGCTAACGATAACCAGGTGTACATCGCCGGCCGCCCGTGCTACATCAACTACTCGACCAGCCAGAAGATCTCCCGACCTGGGGACTCTGGTGATGCTCCGAGCGTCAACAACATCCTGCTCTTCACCATCATGAACCCCATCTACCCCATTACTACA GATGTGCTGTACACCATCTGCAATAACTGCGGCCCTGTACAGAGGATTGTGATCTTCAGGAAGAATGGTGTCCAGGCAATGGTTGA GTTTGACTCGGTCCAGAGTGCTCAGAGAGCAAAAGCCTCTCTGAACGGGGCAGACATTTACTCTGGCTGCTGCACCCTCAAAATTGAGTACGCTAAG CCAACCCGTCTCAACGTGTTTAAGAACGACCAGGACACCTGGGATTACACCAACCCGAGTCTGAGTGGCCAAG ATGCTGACTCAGATGGCAATTGGAACAGTtcccaag ATCCCAATGCTAACCCCAACAAGCGTCAAAGACAGCCGGCCCTGCTGGGGGATCACCCACCGGAATATG GGGGTCCACAGGGTGGCTACGGTCACTATGACGACTCTTAtggtccccctcccccacactatgAGGGCAGGCGCATGGGTCCCCCTATTGGCCGAGGGAGGGGGGGGCCTCGCTATGGCGGGCCGCAGTACGGACCCCCCCCTGAATACGCCTCCCAGGCAGACTCCCCGGTCGTTATGGTCTATGGCCTTGACCCCTACAAGATCAACGCTGACAGGATCTTCAATATCTTCTGTCTGTATGGCAacgtggagagg GTGAAGTTCATGAAGAGCAAGCCAGGGGCCGCCATGGTGGAGATGGGAGACTGCTACGCTGTGGAGCGTGCCATCTCgcacctcaaccacaccctgCTCTTTGGACAGAAGCTCAACATCTG CGTGTCGAAGCAGCAGGCCATCATCCCAGGTCAGTCCTATCAGCTGGAGGACGGCACCAGCAGTTTTAAAGACTTCCACGGCAGCAGGAACAACCGCTTTACGTCCCCGGAACAGGCAGCCAAGAACCGGATCCAGCGCCCTAGTAGCGTCCTCCACTTCTTCAACGGGCAGCCCGACAGCTCTGCTGAAATCTttacccag ATCTGTGATGAACTGGGCATTAAACCCCCCGCCAATGTCAAACTGTTCACAGGAAAGAGT GGGGATGCAGGTGAGCGGAGTGCTTCTGGCCTGTTGGAGTGGGAGACCGTGAACGACGCCATGGAGGCGCTCTCCCTGATGAACCACTACCAGATGAAGAACCCCA GTGGGCCATATCCCTACACTCTCAAACTGTGTTTTTCCACTGCGCAGAACGCTAACTGA
- the hnrnpl gene encoding heterogeneous nuclear ribonucleoprotein L isoform X2 — MAAATGRYYSEGGRATKRQKTDTDGMATEGYDDPHKPLPSLVVHVRGLIDGITESDIVEALREFGTISYVVLMPNKRQALVEYEDMSGSCNAVTYANDNQVYIAGRPCYINYSTSQKISRPGDSGDAPSVNNILLFTIMNPIYPITTDVLYTICNNCGPVQRIVIFRKNGVQAMVEFDSVQSAQRAKASLNGADIYSGCCTLKIEYAKPTRLNVFKNDQDTWDYTNPSLSGQDADSDGNWNSSQDPNANPNKRQRQPALLGDHPPEYGGPQGGYGHYDDSYGPPPPHYEGRRMGPPIGRGRGGPRYGGPQYGPPPEYASQADSPVVMVYGLDPYKINADRIFNIFCLYGNVERVKFMKSKPGAAMVEMGDCYAVERAISHLNHTLLFGQKLNICVSKQQAIIPGQSYQLEDGTSSFKDFHGSRNNRFTSPEQAAKNRIQRPSSVLHFFNGQPDSSAEIFTQICDELGIKPPANVKLFTGKSERSASGLLEWETVNDAMEALSLMNHYQMKNPSGPYPYTLKLCFSTAQNAN, encoded by the exons ATGGCCGCCGCGACGGGTCGTTATTACAGCGAGGGAGGCCGAGCCACTAAAAGACAAAAAACAGACACTGACGGGATGGCCACG gagggcTACGATGACCCCCATAAGCCGCTGCCTTCGCTGGTGGTACATGTGAGGGGTCTGATCGACGGCATTACCGAGTCCGACATCGTGGAGGCGCTGCGTGAGTTTGGTACAATCAG CTACGTGGTTCTGATGCCGAACAAGCGGCAGGCTCTGGTGGAGTACGAGGACATGAGTGGCTCGTGTAATGCCGTGACGTACGCTAACGATAACCAGGTGTACATCGCCGGCCGCCCGTGCTACATCAACTACTCGACCAGCCAGAAGATCTCCCGACCTGGGGACTCTGGTGATGCTCCGAGCGTCAACAACATCCTGCTCTTCACCATCATGAACCCCATCTACCCCATTACTACA GATGTGCTGTACACCATCTGCAATAACTGCGGCCCTGTACAGAGGATTGTGATCTTCAGGAAGAATGGTGTCCAGGCAATGGTTGA GTTTGACTCGGTCCAGAGTGCTCAGAGAGCAAAAGCCTCTCTGAACGGGGCAGACATTTACTCTGGCTGCTGCACCCTCAAAATTGAGTACGCTAAG CCAACCCGTCTCAACGTGTTTAAGAACGACCAGGACACCTGGGATTACACCAACCCGAGTCTGAGTGGCCAAG ATGCTGACTCAGATGGCAATTGGAACAGTtcccaag ATCCCAATGCTAACCCCAACAAGCGTCAAAGACAGCCGGCCCTGCTGGGGGATCACCCACCGGAATATG GGGGTCCACAGGGTGGCTACGGTCACTATGACGACTCTTAtggtccccctcccccacactatgAGGGCAGGCGCATGGGTCCCCCTATTGGCCGAGGGAGGGGGGGGCCTCGCTATGGCGGGCCGCAGTACGGACCCCCCCCTGAATACGCCTCCCAGGCAGACTCCCCGGTCGTTATGGTCTATGGCCTTGACCCCTACAAGATCAACGCTGACAGGATCTTCAATATCTTCTGTCTGTATGGCAacgtggagagg GTGAAGTTCATGAAGAGCAAGCCAGGGGCCGCCATGGTGGAGATGGGAGACTGCTACGCTGTGGAGCGTGCCATCTCgcacctcaaccacaccctgCTCTTTGGACAGAAGCTCAACATCTG CGTGTCGAAGCAGCAGGCCATCATCCCAGGTCAGTCCTATCAGCTGGAGGACGGCACCAGCAGTTTTAAAGACTTCCACGGCAGCAGGAACAACCGCTTTACGTCCCCGGAACAGGCAGCCAAGAACCGGATCCAGCGCCCTAGTAGCGTCCTCCACTTCTTCAACGGGCAGCCCGACAGCTCTGCTGAAATCTttacccag ATCTGTGATGAACTGGGCATTAAACCCCCCGCCAATGTCAAACTGTTCACAGGAAAGA GTGAGCGGAGTGCTTCTGGCCTGTTGGAGTGGGAGACCGTGAACGACGCCATGGAGGCGCTCTCCCTGATGAACCACTACCAGATGAAGAACCCCA GTGGGCCATATCCCTACACTCTCAAACTGTGTTTTTCCACTGCGCAGAACGCTAACTGA